One window of Mesorhizobium loti R88b genomic DNA carries:
- a CDS encoding AraC family transcriptional regulator — MTMHDNWLETIGVGVESRRITAGLTHYVPAAMNHRLGIHVGAPVNASCHCDGKHHRRVQSDGDIDVVPAGLDGDWEDDADCTILRLWVSPALVRRAAEDLDIDPDRVVVNPQFQRRDPRIEHIAHALATGLSPDVPSDRLYFESLAKALAVQIIQGAASKPQAPARQRLSFGQKRRLADFIEANLDQDLSLDELAQVAAISASHLKVLFRRTFGLPPHQYVIHRRVERAKTLLHQGKMPLSQIALEAGFAHQSHMAQSMRRILGVTPAALIRMQR; from the coding sequence ATGACCATGCACGACAACTGGCTGGAAACGATCGGCGTTGGGGTTGAGTCGCGAAGGATTACCGCGGGGCTGACCCATTATGTGCCGGCAGCCATGAACCATCGGCTTGGAATCCACGTTGGAGCGCCGGTCAACGCGTCGTGCCATTGCGATGGAAAACATCATCGGCGGGTCCAGTCCGACGGCGACATCGACGTCGTACCCGCCGGTCTCGACGGCGACTGGGAGGATGACGCGGACTGCACCATCCTGCGGCTGTGGGTCAGTCCGGCTCTGGTTCGTCGCGCTGCCGAGGATCTCGACATCGATCCGGACCGGGTCGTCGTCAATCCGCAGTTCCAGCGCCGCGATCCGAGGATCGAACACATCGCCCATGCACTGGCGACCGGGCTGAGCCCGGATGTGCCATCCGACCGGCTGTATTTCGAAAGCCTGGCCAAGGCGCTGGCGGTGCAGATCATCCAGGGTGCTGCGTCAAAGCCGCAGGCTCCAGCCAGGCAAAGGCTTTCCTTCGGCCAGAAGCGCCGGCTGGCCGATTTCATCGAAGCCAATCTCGACCAGGATCTTTCGCTTGATGAGTTGGCGCAGGTGGCCGCCATCAGCGCTTCACACCTGAAAGTGCTGTTTCGCCGCACCTTCGGTCTCCCGCCCCACCAATATGTCATCCATCGCCGCGTTGAGCGGGCCAAGACCTTGTTGCATCAGGGGAAAATGCCGCTCAGCCAGATCGCGCTGGAAGCAGGCTTCGCACATCAGAGCCATATGGCGCAAAGCATGAGGCGCATCCTCGGTGTCACACCTGCCGCACTGATCCGCATGCAGCGATAA
- a CDS encoding UbiA family prenyltransferase has protein sequence MDARSDRNAIPLAVDLDGTLIATDLLWEGLFLLLKKNPLYIFLVPFWTAGGPARLKQAIAQRIDIDPATLPYRAPLLDRLRTEHAEGRKIVLATGTPRKFAEAISAHLGIFDRVLATDGLDNLTSGKKRASLVAAYGDGGFDYAGNSRHDLQVFDAARNAIVVAPDRHAARWQAAHGAETMPAPKPTLRTIVKMLRVHQWLKNSLIAVPMVLSHEYFNSNMIWECLLAFISFSAVASAIYILNDFFDLALDRKHATKRNRAFASGALSIPFGLGAIVVLLAIGVCTALFLSPEFLAVLGGYVVVTTAYSLSFKRMLLVDVLTLAGLYTIRVIAGAAATGVAVSFWLLAFSIFFFLSLALVKRFVELRTTAIPPGERIAGRGYRTEDQEIVAQAGMASAFSSALVLALYMDSVAVRELYPHPWLIWPLPPIVLYLTMRVWILARRDEMHDDPVVFIIRDWRSQIVVLIGAVLLVIGGW, from the coding sequence ATGGACGCGCGGTCGGACAGGAACGCAATACCGCTTGCGGTCGATCTCGACGGTACGCTCATCGCGACCGACCTTTTGTGGGAAGGCTTGTTCCTCCTCCTCAAGAAGAACCCGCTCTACATTTTCCTGGTGCCTTTCTGGACGGCCGGCGGGCCGGCGCGGCTGAAGCAGGCGATCGCGCAGCGCATCGACATCGACCCTGCGACGCTGCCCTATCGCGCGCCGTTGCTCGACCGGCTCCGTACCGAACACGCCGAAGGCCGCAAGATCGTGCTGGCGACGGGTACGCCGCGCAAATTCGCGGAAGCAATATCAGCCCATCTCGGCATTTTCGACCGGGTGCTGGCAACCGACGGCCTCGACAATCTCACCTCGGGCAAGAAGCGTGCTTCGCTGGTGGCTGCCTATGGCGATGGCGGCTTCGACTATGCCGGCAACAGCCGCCATGACCTTCAGGTCTTCGATGCCGCGCGCAACGCGATTGTCGTTGCGCCCGACCGTCATGCCGCGCGCTGGCAAGCGGCGCATGGCGCCGAAACGATGCCGGCGCCGAAGCCGACCTTGCGGACCATCGTCAAGATGCTGCGCGTGCACCAGTGGCTGAAGAACTCGCTGATCGCCGTGCCGATGGTGCTGTCGCACGAATATTTCAATTCCAACATGATCTGGGAATGTCTGCTGGCGTTCATCTCGTTCAGCGCGGTTGCGTCGGCGATCTACATCCTCAACGACTTCTTCGACCTCGCGCTCGACCGCAAACACGCCACCAAGCGCAACAGGGCGTTCGCCAGCGGTGCGCTGTCGATCCCGTTCGGGCTTGGCGCGATTGTGGTGCTGCTGGCGATCGGTGTCTGCACCGCGCTCTTTCTCTCGCCCGAATTCCTGGCTGTGCTCGGCGGCTACGTGGTCGTCACAACGGCCTATTCGCTGTCGTTCAAACGCATGCTGCTGGTCGACGTGCTGACGCTTGCCGGCCTTTACACGATCCGTGTGATCGCCGGTGCGGCCGCAACCGGCGTCGCCGTATCGTTCTGGCTGCTCGCCTTCTCGATCTTTTTCTTCCTGTCGCTGGCGCTGGTGAAGCGCTTCGTCGAACTGCGCACCACCGCCATTCCGCCCGGCGAACGCATTGCCGGCCGTGGCTATCGCACCGAGGACCAGGAGATCGTCGCCCAGGCCGGCATGGCGTCTGCCTTCTCTTCGGCGCTGGTGCTTGCGCTCTACATGGACAGTGTCGCGGTGCGCGAACTCTATCCGCATCCATGGCTGATCTGGCCACTGCCGCCGATCGTGCTTTACCTCACCATGCGCGTCTGGATCCTGGCGCGCCGCGACGAGATGCATGACGACCCGGTCGTCTTCATCATCCGCGACTGGCGCAGCCAGATCGTGGTGCTGATCGGCGCCGTGCTGCTGGTCATCGGGGGCTGGTAG
- a CDS encoding mechanosensitive ion channel family protein, giving the protein MLFRLLRLILVLALVVSAPLSFEAAAQGVGQAPAGLVADQQKIIQALTAKTDNFDKQVQQNADDDSSLVDVRLQLEELSRQSLTSALAFRTRLGEINSRLEQIGPAPAAGQPPEPDIVSGEREALTSEKAEINAVISQAQALSIRINGLIDKIGKMRSDLFRNFLTKRYVLSDALSPQVFSDARDEFGNFYKAVSSWLSFAIKFKFQAILAATFVALGLALVLLVGGRRLFGKVFEAEAKNEDPSYLSRLSVAFWSTLLPTLAVGAFLVSTIFFFNYYNVLRGDIGLFLNALATVIGVVFCVNRLTNAALSPRLPNWRLIPVETGPARWLVRLATAMAVVISVNTFLSVINDKMGSPLSLTIARSFVATIVVGIILILMAMLRPFKARDGSWRPWPAWLRYLSLALGLFTIVAALLGYIGLALFVSLQVVVTGTALITAYIGFLSARAIGEEGAFADTSVGRWLSANSSYEDTALDQLGLVVSVAINVMIVLVFLPLILLMWGFQPGDIEAWAYRLATGINIGSVTISVTGILSGIVVFIIGYFLTRWFQGWLDGSVMARGKVDTGVRNSIRLAVGYAGVALAGLVGISAAGIDLSSLALVAGALSLGIGFGLQNVVSNFVSGLILLAERPFKVGDWIVAGDVSGTVKKISVRATEIETFQRQSVILPNSNLINNAVGNWTHRNKLGRVEIKVGVAYGSDVKQVHGILLEIARSHPLVLKNPEPFVLFSNFGAAALEFEIRVFLADIMNGSAVQNDIRFAVLEKFNGEHIEIPSTPRAVVEMSKPKAWPTDDDKIEADFVEQEQAKADAAAEAKKLAKSGRKIRKPDPD; this is encoded by the coding sequence ATGCTTTTTCGATTGCTTCGCCTCATTCTTGTTCTCGCGCTGGTCGTGTCGGCCCCGTTGTCGTTCGAAGCGGCCGCGCAAGGCGTCGGCCAGGCGCCCGCCGGACTGGTCGCCGACCAGCAGAAGATCATCCAGGCGCTGACGGCCAAGACCGACAATTTCGACAAACAGGTCCAGCAGAATGCCGATGACGACAGCAGCCTCGTCGATGTCCGCCTGCAACTCGAGGAACTGTCACGACAATCGCTGACCAGCGCGCTGGCCTTCCGCACACGCCTTGGCGAGATCAACAGCCGGCTTGAGCAGATCGGGCCGGCACCAGCCGCCGGCCAGCCGCCGGAGCCCGACATCGTGAGCGGCGAGCGTGAGGCGCTGACATCGGAAAAAGCTGAGATCAACGCGGTCATCTCGCAGGCGCAGGCCTTGTCGATCCGCATCAACGGGCTGATCGACAAGATCGGCAAGATGCGCAGCGATTTGTTCCGTAACTTCCTGACCAAGCGCTACGTGCTCTCGGATGCGTTGAGCCCGCAGGTCTTCTCCGATGCCAGGGACGAATTCGGCAATTTCTACAAGGCAGTGTCGTCCTGGCTGAGCTTCGCCATCAAGTTCAAGTTCCAGGCCATTCTGGCGGCAACCTTCGTTGCGCTCGGCCTGGCGCTGGTGCTGCTCGTCGGCGGCAGAAGGCTGTTTGGAAAGGTGTTCGAAGCCGAGGCCAAAAATGAAGATCCATCCTATCTCAGCCGCCTGTCGGTGGCCTTCTGGTCGACATTGCTGCCGACCTTGGCGGTTGGCGCCTTTCTCGTTTCGACCATCTTCTTTTTCAACTATTACAACGTGTTGCGCGGTGACATTGGGCTGTTCCTGAATGCGCTGGCAACGGTCATCGGTGTCGTGTTCTGCGTCAACCGGCTGACCAATGCGGCACTTTCGCCACGGCTGCCGAACTGGCGCCTTATCCCGGTTGAGACCGGGCCGGCGCGCTGGCTGGTGCGCCTGGCCACCGCCATGGCCGTGGTCATCAGCGTCAACACCTTCCTGTCGGTGATCAACGACAAGATGGGCTCGCCACTGTCGCTGACCATCGCCCGCAGTTTCGTCGCCACCATCGTCGTCGGCATCATCCTGATCCTGATGGCGATGCTGCGGCCATTCAAGGCGCGCGACGGAAGCTGGCGGCCATGGCCAGCATGGCTACGCTATCTGTCGCTGGCGCTTGGCCTGTTCACCATCGTCGCCGCCTTGCTCGGCTATATCGGCCTTGCGCTGTTCGTCTCGCTGCAAGTCGTGGTCACCGGCACTGCGCTCATTACCGCCTATATCGGGTTCCTGTCGGCGCGGGCGATCGGCGAGGAGGGGGCTTTCGCCGACACCTCGGTCGGGCGCTGGCTGTCGGCCAATTCCAGCTACGAGGATACGGCACTCGACCAGCTAGGCCTTGTCGTCAGCGTCGCCATCAACGTGATGATCGTGCTGGTTTTCCTGCCGCTGATCCTGCTGATGTGGGGCTTCCAGCCCGGTGACATCGAGGCCTGGGCATACAGGCTGGCAACCGGGATCAATATCGGTTCGGTGACGATTTCGGTCACTGGTATCCTGTCCGGCATCGTCGTCTTCATCATCGGCTATTTTCTGACGCGCTGGTTCCAGGGCTGGCTCGACGGCTCTGTCATGGCACGCGGCAAGGTCGACACTGGCGTGCGCAACTCGATCCGGCTGGCGGTGGGCTATGCCGGCGTGGCGTTGGCGGGGCTGGTTGGCATATCGGCCGCGGGCATTGACCTTTCCAGCCTTGCACTGGTCGCCGGCGCGCTTTCCCTCGGTATCGGTTTTGGCCTGCAGAATGTCGTGTCCAATTTCGTCTCCGGCCTGATCCTTCTGGCCGAGCGGCCGTTCAAGGTCGGCGACTGGATCGTGGCCGGTGACGTCAGCGGCACGGTCAAGAAGATCAGCGTGCGCGCCACCGAGATCGAGACCTTCCAGCGGCAATCGGTGATCCTGCCCAATTCGAACCTGATCAACAACGCCGTCGGCAACTGGACGCATCGCAACAAGCTCGGCCGTGTCGAGATCAAGGTCGGCGTCGCCTATGGCAGCGACGTCAAGCAGGTGCATGGCATCCTGCTGGAAATCGCGCGCAGCCATCCGCTGGTGCTGAAGAATCCCGAGCCCTTCGTGCTGTTTTCCAATTTCGGTGCCGCTGCGCTGGAATTCGAAATCCGCGTGTTTCTGGCCGATATCATGAACGGCAGCGCAGTGCAGAACGACATTCGTTTTGCCGTGCTGGAAAAATTCAACGGCGAGCACATCGAGATCCCCTCGACGCCGCGCGCCGTCGTCGAGATGTCCAAGCCCAAGGCCTGGCCGACCGACGATGACAAGATCGAGGCCGATTTCGTCGAACAGGAGCAAGCGAAGGCAGATGCCGCGGCCGAGGCGAAGAAGCTCGCCAAATCGGGCCGCAAGATACGCAAGCCCGATCCCGACTAG
- a CDS encoding sarcosine oxidase subunit alpha, with protein MSPRRTDTGGRIDRLKTIRFTFDGVAYTGHAGDTLASALLAKGVTLFGRSFKYHRPRGLLTAGVEEPNALVTVLKGEVREPNIPATMVEIHDGLVAISQNRFPSLAWDINAVNQLGGKILSAGFYYKTFMGPVIGPLKGTRFWMFCEHFIRRAAGLGSAGSAKDPARYERMNAFCDVLVVGSGPAGLMAAKAAADRGARVMLADLEPRFGGSTNWSDETIDGAPAADWARRTVAQLEGRDNVRLLPRTTVWGYYDNNTLAALERVSDHKEHPARGEPRHRYWAIRAGSVVLATGAFERPLVFPGNDRPGVMLAHAAERYANEFGVLPGDRIALFTNNDSAYRAAIALKKAGAAIVAIVDVRQELSPEMRKLAMEAEAEILAGHAVVATEGSKALSGIKVQRFDMVTGALTGDERSIHADCLLMSGGWSPTIHLASQAGAKAEWSATRQAFLPPKPTHHWIGAGAFTGSFSTAEAIAEGRAAGLSAAGGVSTPAALPTVEAAPGDPDPAPIFEIRAKGKSFVDFQHDVTAEDVRLAHREGFVSVEHLKRYTTLGMATDQGKSSNVPGLAIMAEALGKPIPEVGTTRFRPPFAPVSIGSLAAERFGDLKPERLTPMHDWHLANGATLYSAGLWYRPMIYGLSGETVEQAYVREAKATRESAGIVDVSTLGKIAVQGPDAAAFLDRVYTNMFSTLAVGKARYGLMLREDGLAFDDGTTWRLGEQDFLMTTTTANAGKVMQHLEYFLDVIWPNLKVHITSVTDEWAAAAIGGPKARQILAACVTGTAVDNATLPFMGIVRGEIAGVPVMICRLSFSGEMAFEVYSGAGHGVHVWQTLVEAGKPFGLVTYGLEALGTMRIEKGHVTGAEIDGRTTARDLHLDWMLSKKKPFIGSAMMDREGLIASDRLELVGLIALDNRPLNGGSHIVEQLDEANPHGSIGHITACCYSPALGKHIALALVEGGKARHGTRAHVSDPLRNRFGPVEIVSNHFYDPEGTRMHG; from the coding sequence ATGAGCCCGCGCCGCACCGACACTGGCGGCCGCATCGACCGGCTGAAGACGATCCGCTTCACTTTTGATGGCGTTGCCTATACCGGCCATGCCGGCGACACGCTGGCGTCCGCACTGCTGGCCAAGGGTGTCACGCTTTTTGGGCGATCGTTCAAATACCACCGCCCGCGCGGCCTGCTCACGGCGGGCGTCGAGGAGCCCAATGCGCTGGTGACAGTGCTGAAGGGCGAGGTGCGCGAGCCCAATATCCCGGCGACCATGGTCGAGATCCATGACGGGCTGGTGGCCATCAGTCAGAACCGCTTCCCCTCGCTGGCCTGGGACATCAATGCCGTCAACCAGCTGGGCGGCAAGATCCTGTCTGCCGGCTTCTATTACAAGACCTTCATGGGGCCGGTGATCGGTCCGCTCAAAGGCACGCGCTTCTGGATGTTTTGCGAGCACTTCATCCGCCGCGCCGCTGGCCTTGGCAGCGCCGGATCGGCGAAAGACCCGGCCCGCTACGAGCGCATGAATGCCTTTTGCGACGTGCTGGTGGTTGGGTCCGGCCCTGCCGGCCTGATGGCCGCCAAGGCCGCCGCCGATCGGGGCGCCCGCGTCATGCTGGCCGATCTCGAGCCGCGTTTCGGCGGTTCGACCAACTGGTCGGATGAAACCATCGATGGCGCCCCGGCCGCCGATTGGGCGCGCCGCACCGTTGCCCAGCTCGAAGGCCGCGACAATGTCCGGCTTTTGCCGCGCACCACCGTCTGGGGCTATTACGACAACAACACGCTTGCAGCGCTTGAACGGGTCAGCGACCACAAGGAGCACCCCGCCAGGGGCGAGCCGCGCCATCGCTACTGGGCAATCCGTGCCGGATCCGTGGTGCTGGCCACCGGCGCCTTCGAGCGACCGCTGGTCTTTCCGGGCAATGACAGGCCGGGCGTGATGCTGGCGCATGCGGCGGAACGCTACGCCAATGAGTTCGGCGTGCTGCCGGGCGATCGGATTGCGCTGTTCACCAACAATGACAGCGCCTATCGCGCGGCCATCGCCTTGAAGAAGGCAGGGGCCGCGATCGTTGCGATCGTCGATGTCCGGCAGGAGCTTTCGCCAGAGATGCGCAAGCTGGCGATGGAGGCCGAAGCCGAAATCCTTGCCGGCCATGCCGTGGTCGCCACAGAGGGCAGCAAGGCGCTATCGGGCATCAAGGTGCAGCGTTTCGACATGGTCACCGGAGCGCTCACCGGCGATGAACGAAGCATCCATGCCGACTGCCTGCTGATGTCGGGCGGCTGGTCGCCGACCATCCATCTGGCCAGCCAGGCCGGCGCCAAGGCGGAATGGAGTGCTACACGGCAAGCTTTTCTGCCACCGAAGCCGACGCATCACTGGATCGGCGCCGGCGCCTTCACCGGCAGTTTTTCCACTGCCGAGGCGATCGCCGAAGGCCGCGCTGCCGGACTTTCCGCCGCAGGCGGGGTGAGCACGCCAGCGGCGTTGCCCACGGTCGAGGCAGCACCCGGCGATCCCGATCCGGCTCCCATTTTCGAGATCAGGGCCAAGGGCAAGAGCTTTGTCGATTTCCAGCATGACGTGACGGCCGAGGATGTACGGCTGGCGCACCGCGAAGGCTTTGTCTCGGTCGAGCATCTGAAGCGCTACACCACGCTCGGCATGGCGACCGACCAGGGCAAAAGCTCCAATGTTCCCGGCCTTGCCATCATGGCCGAAGCGCTGGGCAAGCCGATCCCCGAGGTCGGCACGACGCGCTTCCGGCCGCCCTTCGCGCCGGTGTCGATCGGCTCGCTGGCGGCGGAGCGTTTTGGCGATTTGAAGCCCGAGCGGCTGACGCCGATGCATGACTGGCATCTCGCCAATGGCGCGACCCTATATTCCGCCGGCCTCTGGTACCGGCCGATGATCTACGGGCTTTCAGGTGAAACGGTCGAGCAGGCCTATGTGCGCGAGGCCAAGGCGACCCGCGAAAGCGCCGGCATCGTCGATGTTTCGACGCTGGGCAAGATCGCAGTGCAAGGCCCTGACGCAGCCGCGTTCCTCGACCGCGTCTACACCAACATGTTTTCGACGCTTGCCGTCGGCAAGGCGCGTTACGGGCTGATGCTGCGCGAGGACGGCCTCGCCTTCGACGATGGCACCACCTGGCGGCTCGGCGAACAGGATTTCCTGATGACCACCACCACGGCCAACGCCGGCAAGGTGATGCAGCATCTGGAATATTTCCTCGACGTGATCTGGCCGAACCTCAAGGTCCACATCACCTCGGTGACCGACGAATGGGCGGCTGCCGCGATCGGCGGGCCGAAGGCCAGGCAGATCCTCGCTGCTTGCGTCACCGGCACCGCTGTCGACAACGCCACCTTGCCCTTCATGGGCATTGTGCGCGGCGAGATAGCAGGTGTGCCGGTGATGATTTGCCGGCTGTCTTTCTCCGGTGAAATGGCCTTCGAGGTCTATTCCGGCGCCGGCCATGGCGTCCATGTCTGGCAAACGCTGGTCGAGGCCGGCAAGCCGTTCGGACTGGTTACCTATGGGCTCGAGGCGCTGGGCACGATGCGCATCGAAAAGGGCCACGTTACCGGCGCCGAGATCGACGGCCGCACCACGGCGCGCGACCTGCATCTCGACTGGATGCTGTCGAAGAAAAAGCCGTTCATCGGCTCGGCGATGATGGATCGCGAAGGCCTGATCGCGTCCGACCGGCTGGAACTGGTCGGCCTGATCGCGCTCGACAACCGGCCGCTCAATGGCGGTTCACACATTGTCGAGCAACTCGACGAGGCCAATCCGCACGGCTCGATCGGCCACATCACCGCCTGCTGCTATTCGCCGGCGCTCGGCAAGCATATCGCGCTGGCATTGGTCGAGGGCGGCAAGGCAAGGCACGGCACCCGCGCCCACGTCTCCGATCCGCTGCGCAACCGGTTTGGGCCGGTCGAGATCGTCTCCAACCATTTCTACGATCCGGAAGGGACCCGCATGCATGGTTGA
- a CDS encoding NAD(P)H-binding protein produces MFVVLGAAGKIGRATIGALRKRDVPVRAVVRNSSHAEEFRALGCEADVADLRDTPSLTRATKGATAVQVICPTGARADDASAEMEATIRSIVDALDQVRPQSILAISDYGAQLAAGTGITLTFHHLESQLKKIPVALTVLRSAEHMQNWNRLVGRAIDTGVLPSLHHPVSKSFPTVSAGDVGLMAADLLLSGNGDALRVIHAEGPTRYSATDVARTLGEIAGREISARELPRQDWVPALVRGGLSRSYADLVVATFDAHNAGRIDAEQGVGEIRRGKTDLRAALSVLVENREQV; encoded by the coding sequence ATGTTTGTTGTCTTGGGCGCTGCTGGAAAGATCGGACGAGCCACCATTGGTGCGCTGCGTAAACGTGATGTTCCCGTCAGAGCCGTGGTGCGAAATTCGTCGCACGCCGAAGAATTCCGTGCGCTCGGCTGCGAGGCAGATGTTGCAGACCTGCGCGACACACCATCTCTGACGCGGGCAACAAAGGGCGCGACTGCCGTACAAGTCATCTGCCCGACCGGCGCCCGCGCCGATGATGCTTCGGCTGAGATGGAGGCCACCATCCGCTCCATCGTCGACGCGCTCGATCAAGTCAGGCCGCAAAGCATTCTGGCGATCTCGGACTATGGCGCGCAGCTTGCCGCCGGCACCGGCATCACGCTGACTTTCCATCATCTGGAATCGCAATTGAAGAAAATCCCGGTGGCTTTGACAGTGCTGCGCTCCGCCGAGCACATGCAGAACTGGAACCGTCTGGTTGGCCGGGCGATCGACACCGGCGTGCTGCCGAGCCTGCATCATCCCGTCTCTAAATCCTTCCCGACCGTGTCGGCCGGCGATGTCGGCCTGATGGCCGCGGATCTCCTGCTTTCGGGCAATGGCGATGCGCTGCGCGTGATCCATGCCGAAGGGCCAACCCGTTACAGCGCCACCGATGTAGCGCGGACGCTTGGGGAGATTGCCGGCCGCGAGATATCAGCCCGAGAATTGCCGAGGCAGGACTGGGTCCCCGCCCTCGTGCGCGGCGGCCTCAGCAGGAGTTACGCCGACCTGGTGGTGGCGACGTTCGACGCCCACAATGCCGGCCGCATCGATGCGGAACAAGGCGTCGGCGAGATCAGGCGCGGCAAGACCGATCTGCGCGCGGCATTATCGGTGCTGGTCGAGAACCGCGAACAGGTCTAG
- a CDS encoding sarcosine oxidase subunit beta → MAEYSAFSLLANALKGNKDWKPAWRKPDPKASYDVIIIGGGGHGLATAYYLAKEHGITNVAVLEKGWLGSGNVGRNTTAVRSNYLLPANTRFYEHSMKLWEGLSHELNYNVMFSQRGCLNLAHTPAQFDDYARRGNAMRHLGVDAELMTPAQIKRLIPALDISDSARFPVIGGLMQRRAGTARHDAVAWGYARGADRRGVDIIENCEVTGFLRDGDRVTGVSTSRGDIRAKKVAVAVAGSTGRVMQLAGIETMPIESHVLQAFVTESLKPFIDTVVTFGMGHFYMSQSDKGGLVYGGDIDGYNSYAQRGNLPIVDEVMSEMLALFPGLARVRMLRSWGGVCDMSMDGSPIITTGPLPGMYLNCGWCYGGFKATPASGWTFAWTIAKDEPHDFNAPFTLDRFYRGLVIDDKGQGANPRLH, encoded by the coding sequence ATGGCAGAGTACTCGGCCTTTTCGCTGCTTGCGAACGCGCTCAAGGGAAACAAGGACTGGAAGCCGGCCTGGCGCAAGCCCGACCCGAAGGCATCCTATGACGTCATCATCATCGGTGGTGGCGGTCACGGTCTGGCGACCGCCTATTATCTGGCCAAGGAACACGGCATCACCAATGTCGCCGTCCTGGAAAAGGGCTGGCTCGGCTCCGGCAATGTCGGCCGCAACACGACGGCCGTGCGCTCGAACTACCTCTTGCCCGCCAACACCCGCTTCTACGAACATTCGATGAAGCTGTGGGAGGGCCTGTCGCACGAGCTCAACTACAACGTCATGTTCTCGCAGCGCGGCTGCCTGAACCTGGCTCACACGCCGGCCCAGTTCGACGACTATGCCAGGCGCGGCAACGCCATGCGCCATCTCGGCGTCGACGCGGAGCTGATGACGCCAGCGCAGATCAAGCGCCTCATCCCGGCGCTCGATATCTCCGACAGCGCACGCTTTCCCGTCATCGGCGGCCTGATGCAAAGACGCGCCGGCACCGCCCGCCACGATGCGGTGGCCTGGGGCTATGCGCGCGGTGCCGACCGCCGCGGCGTCGACATCATCGAGAACTGCGAAGTCACCGGCTTCCTGCGCGATGGCGACCGCGTCACCGGCGTCAGCACGTCGCGCGGCGACATCAGGGCCAAGAAGGTAGCGGTCGCGGTGGCCGGCAGCACCGGGCGCGTCATGCAGCTGGCCGGCATCGAGACGATGCCGATCGAGAGCCATGTGCTGCAGGCCTTCGTGACGGAATCGCTGAAACCCTTCATCGACACCGTGGTGACCTTCGGCATGGGCCATTTCTACATGTCGCAGTCCGACAAGGGCGGCCTTGTCTATGGCGGCGACATCGACGGCTACAATTCCTACGCCCAGCGCGGCAATCTGCCCATCGTCGACGAGGTGATGAGCGAGATGCTGGCGCTGTTTCCAGGCCTTGCGCGTGTGCGCATGCTGCGCTCCTGGGGCGGCGTCTGCGACATGTCGATGGACGGCTCGCCGATCATCACCACCGGCCCCTTGCCCGGCATGTATCTCAACTGCGGCTGGTGCTATGGCGGCTTCAAGGCGACGCCGGCCTCCGGCTGGACCTTTGCCTGGACCATAGCCAAGGACGAGCCGCACGATTTCAACGCGCCGTTTACGCTCGACCGTTTTTACCGCGGCCTCGTCATCGACGACAAGGGCCAGGGCGCGAATCCCCGACTTCACTAA
- a CDS encoding sarcosine oxidase subunit delta, with product MLITCPYCGPRDVIEFTYQGDGNRERPDPASQNFEAWNAYVYDRLNPAGDHNEIWQHSGGCRAHLRVVRNTLTHEILSVAFVRGDHAPATRRKAEDKA from the coding sequence GTGCTCATCACTTGCCCCTATTGCGGCCCGCGCGACGTCATCGAGTTCACCTATCAGGGTGATGGCAATCGTGAGCGTCCCGACCCTGCCTCGCAGAATTTCGAGGCTTGGAACGCCTATGTCTATGACCGGCTGAACCCGGCCGGCGACCATAACGAGATCTGGCAGCATTCCGGCGGTTGCCGCGCGCATCTCAGGGTCGTGCGCAACACGCTGACGCATGAGATTTTAAGTGTCGCTTTCGTGCGCGGCGACCATGCCCCGGCCACGCGTCGCAAGGCGGAGGACAAGGCATGA